The Rhopalosiphum maidis isolate BTI-1 chromosome 2, ASM367621v3, whole genome shotgun sequence genome segment aaacaaaactgtttgacattttttgtgtttgggttattcaatagtttaatactattatgctAGTAGAAAAGCAcccatttttatattgttttaattttaagcttttGATAGAGAATGGAACAGACTATTAGGCTGAACAGTTGAattggttaaaattaatttaacagaaAGTTATGAAAaagttacaaatataataaagtggtaagttatatattatagtcatgaGAAAATGTTAGGTTTTATGATAAGATTAGATTTTcgcgataaattaaaaaattaattggcatgatttttttgttaatctttataagttgtaatttaaaacaatttaacctAACTTAAGTtgcatagatatatttaaattatttttagtgcatGCAATTaggttttagatttaatttaatgtctcaataataaagtatgagatgaaaataattctaaattgttaaaaaattattgtttttaaagcttaagataaacaaaaattctattaattataattacttaaaaatgatggtaggtctgaaaatgtatattttttgacacTTGATTCTAAATGAATAATTCGAAATCCAGCCTTGATAAACATTTCTCTCATTTCATCTgcatacaaattattgaatatttgttttatatcctGTCAATATAACAAATGATTATaagtttgtattaataaatataattttaaaaaaatgataaaattgaatttgtgtaGGTAtccattttaatcattatacgcAGCGCTATAGTTATGGTAAATACCGAACCGCTtagttataaaacttttactaacataaaatctattaaaatgggtaaaaacaattaagtttattaggtacttaatttattcatcAATATATAGTGCATCCTACCATTCTACCATCGCAACTTATACTCGGCAACTCACAAGTTTTATCTGGTTTTgatcatacatttaataagaaaaatacaaaccaataacaatttgtcttaacttattattttaataaaatcagctAGGTtactttagtttttttgattatacgtACCCAAATtactgtttaaaaaagtttaaaaaatatattaaattataagctattatattattacttaaaataaaagaaacaaaaataacatgaatgctcactttaacatatttttgccATTCGGCATCCAGAGATTTATGCCATTCAATAAACGGATTGATTAACAAGAAGTTAACCAAAATTTCTCCACcatttttcaacattaaatacatattacacaaaGCATTAGATTTATTATGAACCCAATGTAagcataaaaatgaaaatattttgttaaatctaTTCGAATAAAAAGAACAGTCATTGACATTTTCAATATCCAGAACTTCGAAGCCCATCTTAGAGCattcatatgtttttttagcATATTCTACCATTTCTATTGATTTATCAACACCAatctaaaaaaacattattatataaatacaatttatgaataaaaaatattaaaagcaaCTAACCAACTGATTGATATTCTTCATTAATAAAGGATAAAGTATATCTGAGGTTACATCGCCTGGTCCACATCCTAtgtctaaaattatttcattagattTCCAAACCATtctttgtatatatgtattacaggTATCCTCGGCATTTTTCCGTTGaagactattatttttaatatactgctCCGGGATAATCATTTTagcaaactaaatatttttctcataaaacgttttattttatactaggtatctaagttatataatatcctcatatttaattattaatatacattgtagaataaataatagaccTTCTTAACTTGtaatttccataaaaaatacattgttataaaGCAATAGGAATATAATTAAggataatcatatatttgtgGATGTCATATACACTACGTCACTACACGTGtttttatacgtaataatatgtggtctacaacataatttttatactcaactaaaatatgaatattaatataaaataatatgaatattaatgtagaattataatatatttaaaaatatacacattaattaacgacaaatattatgcaataaacCGAATACGacataaatacacaattattaaaaggtaattttataaatcatgtattggaaataatgttttatactgCAGTGCTTACAAGTTACAAtccaaaaaaaagtatttgacaAGCagcaataagtaaattaataaattttcagaAATGAAATTATGAGGGTGTCGGCGCACTGTTAGTTTTCTCTGGCCCATGCGCAACATATACAAAACGTTTTTACGCAGAACCATTATCTTATGTTTTTAAggaatcttaaattaaaataacccatcacaaaaacaatagataaataattttttgaagatAAGACATATCGATTTGTCTAAATATATTagctcaaaataatttaaacataatttaaatttacaacattttttttaagtaaatcgaatataaaatcaaattacaataaaatataaaaccgatATGTATTATTCCCTCGAAAATATcctctataatttttgtaatagataattttactttaagatAACTCAAAAGTCATGAAAAATGAACCTAGATAGTAGGTGaaagcattttatttatattgtacgtgTGTCTaagaaagaaaacaaatattacgcTGACATCCTCTTAGAAACGTAATAAGACAAGTATTGTTGAGAGTGATTGATATTGACCACAATACTGCACgccaacaaatataattttaataaattgcggTTGATTTGTTAtccaatttttttctcatataatattctaatcgaCTATTTCAACATCCGAGTATTTCTGCCACTGAACGATTATGTCTTTGTgagattttctaaatttagaaaaaaaaatatttcactctgcaattttaataatacatcaattaCTATACAAATTGAGCATGGAACAATGAGTCACATAAAATTGgtcttttaaatgttgatataatttagCTGTGTTTGTATAGTCCgtataatttcttaatttatattataattattatatcaaatattatcaaaaatgtcaGCCCAAATTTTAGGAGGAAATATACTTGaatcatcatattatgttattttttcataatcgactatgaatatttatacagaaaattcaaaattatatttttacacaatttttgtatgtatttccATATTAATTCATAGCATTGTATAGAATTTCGAAGTTTTACttgataataaacaattagttATGTATGATTGATATTTtcagacaattattatttttatgtattttttgatatattatgaatataattattattattgatatacaaaatttaagttatttaaatattaggtaatatcTTATCTTACagtaattcatttttgaattacaaccaAAAAGTTTGAttgtttttgtcaaaaactggttTTGCGTACtcccattttttataattttttctgataactttttaaaaagctatgaatttttttagtattgacCTCCCACAAATCCCATTTTCTATCAGAAACTAcctttaaagttgaaaattaaataatatatttactttatattataatttaagctatttaaaGGATAAAAGATCTTAGTATATTGCCCCTTGTACGATACGCTATACTAGCTTATACTCTGCTGACTGCTCTGTACTGGCTCTATAATAGAATCTATAACGGTGGTTACAGCATAGGGTAACTTCATAGAATAAATTACTTGATGGTTACCGCCTTAgcagaaaaacaaaacaagaTAAGTGGTGATCGGAAAATTTACGGAAGGGAGCATGCTGCCCACTATCTAACAGAAAAATTTTCGCGTTGGTACCACTGTGTAACTCATCCACTCAGTCCATAGCACGCACTCTAAAGACCCTAtaggctatattattatttaggctATTATGTTCATCTTCATTCAGCCCACGACTaaagaatacaatatatcagatattttatatatatatatatatatattctaattcAGTCATTCGACATTcagtgaaatatattatacttatattataggcCGATGTATGTCTTAGATCGTGGtggtatatatacatgatatatgaTCCATAGAGTTACTCTATGATATGATTAAAGGTGgtggtattatttttgttcttatCTCAAAACAGTGGTCTGTGATATTTCCAATATCTGatattgtcatttttaaattgtattattataaaggatagtataatatgtttaatataataatgttgttttcCTACGCAAATGCAGCTATCCAACTAATCAGTATTCATTAAATCGTTATTTCCCCCTCTACCTCTGTTCCTAATTCATCTTTGTTTTTAGGTGATTAACGTGGGAATGGCTCTCATCCTCTTTCGACGTCTGTGGCGTCACAGGTTACGTAACGttgattaacatattttaacgatCTGTAAAATTTGGTTGATGCTGTTGCTACAGCAGGCACTCGACGTGATCATGGTGTCCGGCGACCTGAGTATCACTGGTGTTGGGCTTGTCGACTACATCCCTCCGTTTACTTTCGTGGTGTAGTGTTTTACCAAATTATTTGTCTGCAATAATTGTTTAGAACCCGGTACCATGTCGAGGTAAGCTAATATTGAACCACCTCATGATAAAAGTGTCATTTGTAATATAGAAGCATGGAACCACCTGTAAAGCAATCACCAAGTCCAGCTAATCTACTTACCAATTGTCCATAAAcagcaaaaatgtttaatctataaacatattacctATCAAGCttagatttttatgaaatacttataattgtgTGTTATTCTATAATTGAAGAATAAAGACTCAGGAGCAAatcatagaataaaatatgttattaaaatgtatacatgaataatagaattttaaaaattttattactatataattttcttaacattgtgttgttattataggttttatatactattaattttcaaataaaataccttaGGTCCTAATTCTTACTGCACATAGCATAtagattttgttaaataatttgaaatttaatgttatgcatgggaaaaatttcaaatagtaCTTTACCcatgagtttttaatttttggttgtaattgtttttgtttgattatatattttagagaactattaattgtatttgtgtatGACCCACGATTCTGTACTACTGAAGCTGATGATCCacaaaattctatattatactttcatcCTCCATGGGTAAGCTCTTCACAAAAGCTTGCTTTAAGTGGCCAACTAATGGGGATTGTTAAGTTTTCTTCTTCAGTTTTTTCGACTCCTTCAGTATTAGCATTACGTTCTGGGAAATTTGCTATTCGGCATTTTGGTTCGTCAACATTggtaattaatgattatttattcaactataaatatttgatgtattatttttacaacacatatttaagtataattacttttaaaaatgaaaatgtttataattattgatagtgtcatttactatattatttatatctattgcAGTGTGTTGGAACAGATAGAAATATTCCAGATAGTATTTTGGAAAATCGAGCTgacactttatataatattttagtcacatatcactataatatcaCTGAAATCTCAGATCATAAAATTCTCTGTGAACAGTTAAATACTGTAATTTCATCATATCTTTCACTTCTGTTAGTTTCTTCAAACATGTTTAGTACCACTGCAGTACTTAAATTTCCAAAggtaaaatctataatagtaatattttggttttaatatctatattaactgtattatgtttttttagagTGGTGGAAATATTCTTTTGGAAGCAATgcaaatacttgaaagtatgcaagaaaaaaacaaagttttagGTGGAATGTTATTACATCAaaacaagtattttatttatcatttcaaaattttaatttatctgattctattttattttctagaatTGTTGTTACTCAATTTGGATTTGAACTGACTAAATTAATCCAATTGACGAATCCTTTCAGTAATAAGGTGAGGCACCtaaatccaaaatatttaacttttattgtgtcataaaattatttttaatacattttagttagctacctaatatttacatttttattagtcaTTTTCACTATaagtcattatttaaaatttatctcaAATTGATTGATTTATCATAGATACCAGCTGAAAATGTAAAAGGAAGTTTTCATTTACCATTAGGCACTCAActcttgtacatttttatggaTAGAGAACAAGTATTACAAATAAGAAAAACAGCTACCTCACTGAAACAATCTGTGAAAAAAGCATCAAAATGGCGGCAAAAAAATAAGGTTAGtagttatatcatataattgagCATATTAATgattgcaatttaaaaaatcttatactGACTGATTCAGATAGCTGATAAATTACAAGACTGTCCAAAGAATAACAAAAAtccagaaaataaaaatatgttcacaGTTGAAGAAGAAGATACCCCAGATAGTAACAGTGGATCAATCTGTAGCATGCCAGATATTGTGAAGGAATCTATTATCAAAGCAGAGAAAAGATTAGAAAAATCTGGTACTGAAAAATGTTGTTCTTCTCTAGAATCATCTCTGAACGAAATGCCAAATTTCTCAAAACTTGTTACTTTAAGGTATAACATttagttttcattattttatgctgtttatgaaatcaaaaatttttgtTCCAGGAAAGACACAACGAGGTATCAGAGTCTTAGGATGTTGCCTAAAACAACAAATGAtgacagtttaaaaaatagtgataAATATAGAACATTATGTGACCCATATTTCCCATTATTGCGTGACGATGACTATGCTGTTTCAAAAGCACTGTATGACAAACAACTATCTCAACATTATACTGATCTTGATATTAAAGTACAGACTGAAaaaggtttaatttttttttagttttctatatatatattatgtacaaaatattaaatatattattcattgttttagaaaaaatattaaaatcaaataaaccaGTTCGACCTAATTCCATTCCATTGAATTTACAACCTCTtggtaaattttgaattttatcaaaCGCTTATAACctaaatacacataattataaaatttagatagAAAACCTGCTCTTAAAGAAGACATAATGACACCTTTGATGGCCAAACTTAGTATGACAGAGTCATATAACTTTACCACACCTACAGAGAGTATTTGTAGAACTCCTACAAGTTTTCAACTGCAAACTAATTATGCCAGCCACCaaaaactattgttatttgttgctggttttcaaaatacttcaataatggtattattagaaaaagaaGCAGAAAATGATGCTGaacttattcatttattagtaagtattaatatttataatagttgcaGTTAGaagtaatctattttttttcttagtggAATTTAAGTTTCAATAATCTTGGTGACTTAGAACACTCTATAAATAACACAATCACAAATGTCCCAGatgcatataatttacaagGTACCGACGAAACTTATGGCTACATGGTAATGGATACGACTAATGCTGGTATGATTGACAAGCATGGTAATTGGTTAGGTTCACAAACAATTTTAGCCACTTCTATACATGATACTTTCCAAAAAAAACCATCATTTCTTGATATAATCATCAGGTAGACcattaaacatacattatattttttgtcgacactaaataaattaaatattacaggaatgacgataatattgtatacggaAACAAATGTGGCAGCcgagaattattttatcaacagaGTGGCAATATTGTTAGTGGTCTACCAACACCATCAGATATAATGGGTGTTGTATCTACAACTGCAAAACGAAGACTTCAAAGAGACcatggtattattattctataaagttTAACATAACACACTGAACtatttatacagtattatggtaaaatatttaatgtgtttttagTGTGAGTTAATATTAagcaagtttttaaaatttttatttatttgtacctatactaaaattaaaaatgttacttaTTCAGTTAATACTCAACATTatgttaactattaaatattaaatgttcaaaatgaacttaagtatatacataaagtacTCATGGATACAGTTTGTAAACTTTAAGAAATACACATATGagtgcattataatttatattgaagtataatttgaaaataaagtcTATCATGTACAATTGTACATTCATGAATGTGACTAATTGAATtggtaaataaacaatatattttaaatattgttagaaataatttttttggagTTGATACTTTTTTGTTTCCTCATAAGTTTAGTGATGCGATAAGAGAATATTCTTTTGCAAATTATTACCGGGTAATTATTGCTATAGTGAAACCTACTgtactagataatatttagaattttaccaCCGACAGTTGTACACCATAATGATTACTGATGTCTATCTTAGAGAATATTCAAAAGATAATTACCATAATTTTACatcattacataaattaactcattttatgacatatattaataatacatacaaattatagtgATCAATTTTAGTTGTAGTATAATGGCCTTAACtgaatgtttgtttttatattctacaataaaaattaaaccatttgaataaaaaacaattatgtataatacattacatgtaatttggtatacaaataatttgagAGTaccatatttaatgaatattattcattgtaaaaaacaactattattacgtctttttctattattaaaaacatgcatgtatatattttctgaattaaaaaaaaaattatgttttaacaaaataaaataatatacttgtattgttttattacattaatgtgtttttttgttattcttcCTTAATCTTtccttaaaaagaaaaaaaacaatcctAATGGCTTTATTTACTGAGAAAGAATGTTGTATtagatataatgattaatgagtaGGAAAAAGATAAAAAGCTGCATTTGTTTCATTGTTGGTTACAAGgtacataaattgtatataaaataaattaggaaataaatactttagaaatttgtaattgattgcAAGTTATAACTAGAGGCTACAGCAGTGGTCTTCAACCTGTGGGTGGTGACCTAAAACATTTTTGCATTGCAAATTCATGATAAGTCttctttttatgataaaaattaagtttaattaatgaaataatgtcaaataaatgaaagttcagttaatataatttatattctacgataaaatatgataatataaggaTATCAAATCACAGTATAAGTTAGTACTACAAagcattaatcaattttagctttttttatttatttattcaagaaAATACTGGTGACTAAGTGAatgagaaaaatgtattacctacctatctaattgtgtaaattataactacagtttttaactattaacactgtcactataatttattaaaacatgaaataagtAGAAGTTATTTacgaaatataacaattatatatttatatttcttgttataaaaataatatagattgattttaattgcagttattgatgtataaatatttaactttcatTTTTTGAAACCATAGACCTTTAAAAGGTCTATGTTTGGtacactttataatattattaatattatggtttatgtaaaataatactattgattAAGAGGATGTCTCACCCGCATgagttgtctccgtcttacacacgtatGGCATACTAAATTTTCGTTTaccagtttcaatagtgtgcttttagttgttttagttataatattagagtgaattgacctattatcaaacttttaggtaagaacattatctgtgttctctTGTTGGCTTTTTACTGTACTCCGCGCATctaaactcataaactactcgccctaaattcgatttttatgtatcaaaatactcagaaaattattctgctttgcatatgaaattaaaaccatgatgtcattcaaaaaagtaaaaacataaataaatttaaggataaaaaatatttaaaaatataatttt includes the following:
- the LOC113551657 gene encoding Hermansky-Pudlak syndrome 4 protein homolog, with amino-acid sequence MSRELLIVFVYDPRFCTTEADDPQNSILYFHPPWVSSSQKLALSGQLMGIVKFSSSVFSTPSVLALRSGKFAIRHFGSSTLCVGTDRNIPDSILENRADTLYNILVTYHYNITEISDHKILCEQLNTVISSYLSLLLVSSNMFSTTAVLKFPKSGGNILLEAMQILESMQEKNKVLGGMLLHQNKIVVTQFGFELTKLIQLTNPFSNKIPAENVKGSFHLPLGTQLLYIFMDREQVLQIRKTATSLKQSVKKASKWRQKNKIADKLQDCPKNNKNPENKNMFTVEEEDTPDSNSGSICSMPDIVKESIIKAEKRLEKSGTEKCCSSLESSLNEMPNFSKLVTLRKDTTRYQSLRMLPKTTNDDSLKNSDKYRTLCDPYFPLLRDDDYAVSKALYDKQLSQHYTDLDIKVQTEKEKILKSNKPVRPNSIPLNLQPLDRKPALKEDIMTPLMAKLSMTESYNFTTPTESICRTPTSFQLQTNYASHQKLLLFVAGFQNTSIMVLLEKEAENDAELIHLLWNLSFNNLGDLEHSINNTITNVPDAYNLQGTDETYGYMVMDTTNAGMIDKHGNWLGSQTILATSIHDTFQKKPSFLDIIIRNDDNIVYGNKCGSRELFYQQSGNIVSGLPTPSDIMGVVSTTAKRRLQRDHGIIIL
- the LOC113552195 gene encoding juvenile hormone acid O-methyltransferase-like, yielding MIIPEQYIKNNSLQRKNAEDTCNTYIQRMVWKSNEIILDIGCGPGDVTSDILYPLLMKNINQLIGVDKSIEMVEYAKKTYECSKMGFEVLDIENVNDCSFYSNRFNKIFSFLCLHWVHNKSNALCNMYLMLKNGGEILVNFLLINPFIEWHKSLDAEWQKYVKDIKQIFNNLYADEMREMFIKAGFRIIHLESSVKKYTFSDLPSFLNFVKAIDVMYTSLPQHLHDKYFMHIKEKLCKTQTVEICPITGIVTSSITPITVHAIKD